In a single window of the Euwallacea fornicatus isolate EFF26 chromosome 5, ASM4011564v1, whole genome shotgun sequence genome:
- the LOC136339322 gene encoding transcriptional regulator ATRX-like isoform X2 — MDNQKFVAQVRHLHEDVRYMFIRAMKLTDKSILNLEKSEDYLKCCCQKLAEALLMVTQNTTQYARELEKYIRGIAPEIEYRDTLELLMLITLNREPVKALGNEILAQSNISSEELNNFQNLFDQATVTNTPPNPNELNISEINNLPEKEREPDKQSIDSDLEIVSWLVPSGSSSHTASDLEKDELNNSTDLSTFSQETVIYEMKNSNQKFPNMFIAKEVENVPQNGDSDATDWDGDDLGRPPEEQLSSSQVFSLNQSEEGLSCDELEEGGLWDQKRAFLFDLGLTPKLKPKLIAINRDTEQSSTTPPLATTDNMELPTTAFSENVSQLSSSTEVSHHSGSESMQLHKTLDKELRNSLFAVIKKYFQKRQGQPLIDSSSSDNEPETREIELPKRKCRHKRKHTENAQQSMSALNEEVSEKEINGEDKVDLEATQAANLTLLKDSCENILKEEEIESEVSGPLEGTKLCPLPINRNPVSSSPDLDSEGEASHLTKAELSFKSKEDIKGGPKRLRSSSESSLDSTKLTPSAKKSRLSSESLLLDSEGRDGLVQLLDEHQLMVELGALRMSRDNSSDAQIVSIKPACIPIKETKHSDNIEGVGANYWGELSANLNLQSTTCNENLCDGGLISPVKFELNDGDRDELLDLLTKHLEIHKPDKNNLDTSNINPEIARPNANKKTLLGLIEEFEEAINKETGSDTESCLMDILREETVIESSQPMDKSDKRSRNHDKEAWEAFQALMAEDEDLSSSSSCSDLSEKRFWSCRGRNKALTEELRKEFGIDRDLFVNVECLSNSVLDMSEYKERRESSVIERLCNLGNILHMNKGHKSSRRLNTRKHTVSLTSSSCSELNSLTDDRESTPILVSEEERDMPASLWDNIKNSSDEECLSVGSDKEDKKQKSEEDEVTSATGKSSEIGYRNDKTVVLDSSDEEDFVGVRKSRPAWRQDPLLNASISFSSDSEAESLKKREIRRKEINLDESHRHRKVKKKKKQHPIKTFLVESDTTTDDSDFEIISVQKKMLMPQTVITLSDEDVPSTKSKGRRNIRALVEDEDLAEATQRANTEERERIRRLQERDKAKESFTQSFLTQGNDIDIDPLILDVYEDTQIRVHPKITRKLKPHQREGVQFMWDSCYESVKQLKENKYSGSGGILAHCMGLGKTLQALALIQAVFNNPITKTKHVLVVCPLSTVSNWKNEYKLAYKGIKDPGVKFHSIEVTSQAQLRFDTVNKWRDQSGMLVMGYECFGLLVNEQKLIKWEKNCNFRKEDILKALVDPGPDLVICDEGHLLRNQQSQRTLALSKIKTKRRIILTGTPLQNNLLEYYYMVNFVKPCLLGTEKEYKTNFVNPIHNGQYEDSTADDIMFMKKRTHVLHKILISTVQRVEDTELKRYLPKLVDQAVFIKLSDLQVQLYNTYLDSTNSQLPVYTKKGQICRSSFLADVQMLQYICLHPNVLCTAEQKARAKATVKEQDVIDDNLVDELEESQFARFGRVKDLLSSKKTNELSMGTKLEVAVSIVRESETCGDKVLIFSQSHAEMDNLEYFLQKNLNYKNKRDYYRMDGTVSPALRSHMCSKFNDPKNKSIKVFIMSKKVGGLGLNLTAANRVIIMNVSWNPSYDTQSVFRAFRFGQDKAVFVYRLIAIDTMEEKMYQRVVTKLAIAHRVVDKHQITRHYSSADIQEFYSVRPTADEERPVPNVPEDRILAKIIQTHKHLFRWHEHQALLANRPEEDLDEQQKNAAWEEFNKMPAPESGPAVLNQCSSTSMQSNASNYFGPMQSGSPALPDHTYSRPNSESHPLTCYPSFDDFMPPPLRRSRCQSHRYLKLPIRGPVCTNQRMTLAEEFNPGPRLRNSATRHLFEERSNKTPTVVTSMGHAPALLESCLTNTREEPSVVHSQKPHIRLQRQGGVEAQIDKAKNIVAVRIKNIKLRNKVLGPNVQKILNNQIRNSIYSIKKEGKKEKHEAASGMQVQADVNRFLPTPRPAIEKRKGYTPKSPFISNNSTLISPVANERPKEDIFKALPTANLLKQIPSYGKEEHELYLPKTTPTTDNFELASLTGERNKPDISITPLTTNQQRHVEPDPSRLDTQSPMQKRVRNFMEHLHLLQTPWNANSDENLQNKCDPPLKVARDLSEFKLAPATKITSDLASKKFVRVKPFYKLAPFPNSRFDKRSINTPPAVPVHVEAKISSSSAQKPPNGITRPSTGPLEKHLTRNQNKFSLGPFTTRSLPKSVFQQFVPVSPSKSNKENKSLQSPANLTSDEVLNGPYRSHRELLDALKKKGVSVDVGKPASGAT, encoded by the exons ATGGATAATCAGAAGTTTGTAGCCCAAGTCAGACACTTACATGAAGATGTGAGGTACATGTTCATTAGGGCCATGAAGCTGACCGACAAGAGCATTTTGAACCTAGAGAAATCTGAGGACTACTTGAAATGCTGCTGTCAAAAGCTTGCTGAGGCTTTGCTTATGGTTACTCAAAATACAACCCAATATGCAAGAGAATTAGAGAAGTACATAAGGGGCATCGCTCCGGAGATAGAGTATCGCGATACTCTGGAACTTTTGATGTTAATCACGTTGAACAGAGAGCCTGTGAAAGCATTGGGAAATGAGATATTGGCACAGTCTAATATTAGTTCTGAGGAGCTTAATAATTTCCAGAATTTATTTGACCAAGCAACAGTGACTAACACTCCTCCAAACCCCAATGAACTGAATATAAgtgaaattaacaatttaccagaaaaagaaagagaaCCAGACAAACAAAGCATTGATTCTGATTTAGAAATTGTTTCATGGCTAGTCCCTAGTGGTAGTTCGAGTCACACAGCCAGTGATCTTGAAAAGGATGAACTAAACAACTCAACCGACTTATCAACTTTTAGTCAAGAGACTGTGatatatgaaatgaaaaatagtaaccAGAAATTTCCAAACATGTTTATTGCAAAAGAGGTAGAGAATGTGCCGCAAAATGGAG ATTCTGATGCAACTGATTGGGATGGGGATGATTTAGGAAGGCCTCCTGAGGAGCAGCTAAGTAGTAGTCAAGTGTTTAGCCTCAATCAATCAGAAGAAGGATTAAGTTGTGATGAATTAGAAGAGGGAG GGTTGTGGGATCAAAAACGGGCATTCTTGTTTGACCTTGGATTGACACCAAAGCTGAAACCTAAATTGATAGCAATCAACAGGGACACAGAACAATCTAGTACAACCCCCCCATTAGCAACCACTGATAATATGGAACTGCCTACTACAGCCTTCTCAG AAAATGTTTCCCAGTTGTCCAGCTCCACTGAAG TATCTCACCATTCAGGCAGTGAAAGTATGCAGCTTCATAAGACACTTGACAAGGAACTGCGAAATTCTCTTTTCGCAGTTATTAAGAAGTACTTTCAGAAACGCCAGGGGCAGCCCCTAATTGACAGCAGCAGTTCGGACAATGAACCTGAAACAAGGGAGATAGAACTCCCTAAGAGGAAATGCAGACATAAGAGAAAGCATACAGAAAATGCTCAACAAAGCATGAGTGCCCTTAATGAAGAGGTCTCTGAAAAGGAGATTAATGGTGAGGACAAAGTTGATTTGGAAGCCACCCAGGCAGccaatttgacgttattgaaAGACAGTTGTGAGAATATTctgaaagaagaagaaatagaAAGTGag GTAAGTGGTCCCCTTGAAGGAACAAAGCTGTGCCCATTGCCAATCAATCGAAACCCAGTTTCTTCCTCTCCTGACTTGGACTCTGAAGGTGAAGCCTCTCATTTGACCAAGGCTGAGCTCAGCTTCAAATCTAAAGAAGACATAAAAGGAGGTCCTAAGAGGCTGCGCAGCAGCAGCGAAAGCAGTCTCGACTCTACAAAACTTACTCCAAG TGCAAAGAAGTCGCGGCTGTCTAGTGAGAGTTTGCTATTAGATAGCGAGGGCCGCGACGGTTTGGTGCAGCTTTTAGATGAGCATCAACTCATGGTTGAACTCGGTGCACTAAGAATGAGCAGAGACAACAGTAGTGATGCCCAAATAGTCTCAATAAAACCTGCATGTATCCCCATTAAAGAGACAAAACATTCTGATAACATTGAAGGTGTTGGGGCTAATTATTGGGGCGAGTTGAGTGCCAACCTCAATCTGCAATCCACTActtgtaatgaaaatttgtgtGATGGAGGCTTGA TCTCGCCTGTTAAATTTGAACTGAATGATGGTGACCGGGATGAGCTTCTCGACCTACTAACCAAACATCTGGAAATTCATAAGCCTGATAAGAACAATCTTGACACATCGAACATCAACCCTGAAATTGCGCGGCCCAACGCtaacaaaaaaactcttttggGACTCATTGAAGAGTTTGAAGAAGCCATCAATAAGGAAACAG GTTCAGATACCGAATCATGTCTTATGGACATACTCAGAGAGGAAACCGTCATCGAGAGTTCACAACCCATGGACAAAAGTGACAAAAGATCCCGTAACCACGATAAGGAGGCTTGGGAAGCTTTTCAGGCTTTAATGGCGGAGGATGAAGATTTGTCGAGCAGTAGCAGTTGCTCTGATTTGTCAGAAAAAAGATTCTGGAGCTGTCGAGGGAGGAACAAAGCGCTCACAGAGGAATTGAGAAAAGAGTTTGGCATAGATCGCGACCTTTTTGTAAATGTAGAATGCCTCAGTAATAGTGTGTTGGATATGAGCGAGTATAAGGAGAGAAGGGAGAGTTCGGTCATCGAGAGATTATGCAATTTGGGAAATATCCTTCATATGAATAAAGGGCATAAGTCTAGTAGACGTCTTAACACTCGAAAGCACACAGTTTCCTTAACAAGCAGCTCCTGCTCGGAATTAAATTCGCTGACTGACGATCGAGAAAGCACGCCTATTTTGGTCTCCGAGGAGGAACGAGATATGCCCGCGAGTTTGTGGGACAACATCAAGAACAGTTCTGACGAAGAGTGTTTGTCGGTGGGGAGTGATAAGGAAGATAAGAAACAGAAATCTGAAGAAGACGAAGTTACTAGTGCGACAGGGAAGAGCAGCGAGATAGGTTATCGTAATGATAAAACAGTGGTGCTCGATTCAAGCGATGAGGAAGATTTTGTTGGCGTGCGTAAAAGCAGGCCTGCATGGCGACAAGACCCTTTACTTAATGCAAGCATCAGTTTCTCTTCCGATTCGGAGGCAGAGTCTTTAAAGAAACGCGAGATCAGACG aaaggaaataaatttggacGAGAGTCATAGGCATCGGAaggtaaagaaaaagaagaaacagcacccaataaaaacttttcttgTAGAGAGCGACACCACGACCGATGACAGCGACTTTGAAAT CATTTcagtgcaaaaaaaaatgttaatgccTCAGACAGTGATCACGCTAAGTGATGAGGATGTCCCCAGCACAAAGAGCAAAGGGAGACGGAATATACGGGCGCTGGTCGAAGACGAAGACTTGGCTGAGGCTACCCAAAGGGCCAATACCGAAGAGAGGGAGCGTATCCGGCGACTACAAGAGAGAGATAAGGCAAAGGAAAGTTTCACGCAATCGTTTCTTACTCAGGGGAACGACATCGACATTGATCCGTTGA TTTTGGACGTATACGAAGACACTCAAATCAGGGTTCATCCGAAAATCACGCGCAAATTAAAGCCACACCAAAGAGAGGGAGTTCAatttatgtgggattcgtGTTACGAGAGcgtaaaacaattaaaagaaaacaaatacaGTGGTTCCGGTGGTATTTTGGCCCACTGCATGGGCCTGGGTAAAACCCTGCAG GCGTTAGCATTGATCCAGGCGGTATTCAACAATCCCATCACAAAAACCAAACACGTATTAGTGGTATGTCCGTTATCTACAGTCTCCAATTGGAAAAACGAATACAAGTTGGCGTATAAAGGAATCAAAGATCCTGGAGttaaatttcattcaattgA AGTGACTAGTCAGGCGCAGCTGCGTTTCGATACGGTGAACAAATGGCGTGATCAGAGTGGGATGTTGGTCATGGGGTATGAGTGTTTCGGTTTATTGGTTAATGAACAAAAACTAATAAAGTGGGAGAAAAATTGTAACTTCCGTAAAGAAGATATCCTCAAAGCGCTTGTAGATCCAg GTCCAGATCTCGTTATCTGCGATGAGGGGCACTTGCTGCGCAACCAACAGTCACAGAGAACTCTAGCTTTGAGCAAGATCAAGACTAAGCGACGTATCATCCTCACTGGCACTCCCTTGCAGAACAACCTTCTTGAAT aTTACTATATGGTCAACTTCGTGAAACCGTGCTTGCTTGGGACCGAAAAGGAGTACAAAACGAATTTTGTAAATCCCATTCACAATGGTCAATACGAAGACTCCACTGCAGATGATATAATGTTCATGAAGAAACGCACACACGTGCTTCACAAGATCTTAATCAGCACAGTACAA AGAGTGGAGGACACGGAGCTAAAACGGTACCTGCCGAAACTGGTGGACCAAGCTGTCTTTATCAAGCTCAGCGATCTGCAGGTGCAATTGTACAATACCTACTTGGATTCCACTAATTCGCAGTTGCCTGTTTACACGAAGAAGGGACAAATTTGTCGCTCGAGTTTCTTAGCGGACGTACAGATGTTACAG TATATTTGTCTGCATCCAAACGTACTATGCACGGCCGAGCAAAAGGCAAGAGCGAAGGCTACTGTGAAAGAGCAGGACGTAATCGACGATAATCTCGTAGATGAATTAGAGGAGAGTCAATTTGCCCGATTTGGAAGAGTCAAAGATCTcctttcttcaaaaaaaacgaatgaaTTATCTATGGGGACCAAGCTGGAAGTAGCTGTAAGCATTGTACGAGAGTCGGAGACTTGCGGCGACAAAGT GCTGATTTTCTCGCAATCGCATGCAGAAATGGACAATCTGGAATATTTCCTTCAGAAAAAtcttaattacaaaaataagcGCGATTATTACCGGATGGATGGTACCGTAAGTCCGGCCTTGCGCTCACATATGTGCAGCAAGTTCAACGACCCGAAAAACAAGAGCATAAA GGTGTTTATAATGTCAAAAAAAGTGGGCGGGTTGGGTTTGAATTTGACAGCCGCCAATAGAGTGATTATAATGAACGTAAGCTGGAATCCATCCTACGACACGCAGAGCGTGTTCAGGGCCTTCAGATTCGGTCAAGACAAAGCCGTCTTTGTTTATAGACTGATTGCCATA gacaCCATGGAGGAGAAAATGTACCAAAGAGTAGTGACTAAGTTGGCCATAGCTCACAGGGTGGTGGACAAGCATCAAATTACCAGACACTACAGTTCGGCTGATATTCAAGAGTTCTATTCAGTGAGACCGACTGCGGATGAAGAGAGGCCGGTGCCCAATGTGCCTGAAGATCGTATTTTGGCTAAAATTATCCAGACGCACAAGCATTTGTTCCGGTGGCATGAGCATCAAGCATTGTTGGCCAACAGACCTGAGGAGGACTTGGATGAGCAACAGAAGAATGCCGCCTGGGAggaattcaataaaatgccGGCTCCTG AAAGCGGCCCTGCGGTATTGAATCAATGCAGTTCCACGAGTATGCAGAGTAATGCCTCGAATTACTTCGGGCCCATGCAGTCTGG ATCTCCAGCTCTTCCAGATCATACGTACTCCCGACCGAATTCCGA ATCCCACCCTCTTACTTGTTACCCGTCCTTTGATGATTTCATGCCGCCGCCCTTACGCCGTTCCCGGTGTCAGTCCCACCGATATCTCAAGCTTCCCATCCGCGg GCCCGTCTGCACGAACCAGCGCATGACGTTAGCGGAAGAATTTAACCCCGGTCCTCGTCTTAGGAATTCTGCAACACGTCACCTGTTCGAAGAGCGGTCTAATAAAACGCCAACGGTCGTAACCAGTATGGGACATGCCCCTGCC CTTCTGGAAAGCTGCTTAACCAATACTAGAGAAGAGCCATCTGTCGTTCACTCACAAAAACCTCACATTAGGTTACAAAGACAAGGGGGAGTCGAGGCACAGATCGACAAGGCAAAGAATATTGTTGCCGttcgtataaaaaatataaagctcCGCAATAAAGTGCTCGGTCCAAATGTGCAGAAAATCCTAAATAACCAAATCCGCAATTCCATCTATTCAATTAAGAAAGAAGGGAAGAAAGAAAAGCACGAGGCTGCTTCGGGGATGCAGGTCCAGGCCGATGTCAATCGCTTTTTGCCAACCCCTCGGCCTGCGATTGAGAAACGTAAAGGGTACACTCCCAAATCTCCTTTTATATCCAATAACTCAACGTTGATTTCACCCGTTGCGAACGAACGGCCTAaggaagacatttttaaagcTCTGCCCACCGCCAATCTACTCAAGCAGATTCCTTCCTATGGCAAGGAGGAACATGAACTGTACCTACCCAAAACTACACCTACTACCGATAACTTTGAGCTGGCTTCCCTTACAGGCGAGCGAAATAAACCGGATATTTCCATAACTCCTCTTACGACCAATCAACAGCGGCACGTTGAGCCTGATCCTTCACGCCTAGATACACAGTCCCCGATGCAGAAACGCGTACGTAACTTCATGGAGCATTTGCATCTGCTACAAACCCCTTGGAATGCGAACAGTgatgaaaatcttcaaaacaaaTGTGACCCACCTTTAAAGGTTGCCAGAGACTTATCGGAGTTTAAATTGGCTCCTGCGACCAAGATTACAAGCGATCTCGCCTCTAAAAAATTTGTCAGAGTAAAACCATTTTACAAACTAGCGCCTTTCCCAAATTCGCGATTTGACAAACGGTCGATAAATACCCCGCCTGCCGTTCCTGTTCATGTAGAGGCAAAG ATCTCTTCCAGCAGCGCTCAAAAGCCGCCAAATGGCATAACTCGACCCTCAACGGGCCCGTTGGAGAAACATTTA ACTCGCAATCAGAACAAATTCTCACTAGGCCCGTTCACAACAAGATCACTCCCAAAGTCTGTGTTCCAGCAGTTCGTCCCGGTGTCTCCCTCCAAGtctaataaagaaaataaaagtttgcaaagtccAGCAAACTTGACCAGTGACGAAGTTCTCAATGGCCCGTATAGAAGTCATCGTGAATTGCTAGATGCGCTGAAGAAGAAGGGCGTGAGTGTTGATGTAGGAAAGCCTGCCTCTGGAGCGACCTGA